In a single window of the Massilia oculi genome:
- a CDS encoding cryptochrome/photolyase family protein, translated as MNLSKSLVWFRRDLRAFDHAALHHALRSSQQVFCVFVYDTEILDGLPRDDRRLRFIHASLASLDEELRRLGGYLIVRHGSARDEVAALANALDVDAVHACTDYEPLAIARDDEVAQLLAGQGRAFHAYKDQVIFEKEEVLTLAGQPFSVFTPYKNAWLKRLAARPDTLAAYPVDAYAHAFAPPASSSALPSLEDIGFESGEPPLPTGMEGAEALFEAFVEDIADYGRARDFPAEDGTSRLSAHLRFGTTSIRHLVRTAQQLMLSGAGGDGASVWLSELIWRDFYAMVLAQNPHVVERSFKPAFDAVRWDEGPEADALFAAWCEGRTGYPLVDAAMVQLNTTGFMHNRLRMVTASFLTKDLGIDWRRGERYFALKLNDYEMASNNGGWQWAASTGCDAQPWFRIFNPVTQSTRFDARGEFIRRYLPQLGKLDAKQIHAPWQVEAEALTERGVVLGENYPAPVVDHDAARKRTLERFAVVKKDVSA; from the coding sequence ATGAATTTGAGCAAATCTTTAGTCTGGTTCCGGCGCGACCTGCGCGCATTCGACCACGCCGCCCTCCACCATGCCTTGCGCAGTTCGCAACAGGTGTTTTGCGTCTTCGTCTATGACACCGAGATTCTCGACGGCTTGCCGCGCGACGATCGGCGCCTGCGTTTCATTCACGCCAGCCTGGCCAGCCTGGATGAGGAATTGCGTCGTCTTGGAGGCTACCTCATCGTGCGCCACGGCAGCGCCCGGGATGAGGTGGCGGCGTTGGCGAACGCACTCGATGTTGACGCAGTGCATGCTTGCACCGACTATGAACCGCTGGCGATCGCGCGCGATGACGAGGTGGCCCAGCTGCTGGCGGGGCAAGGCCGCGCCTTCCATGCGTACAAGGACCAGGTCATCTTCGAGAAGGAGGAAGTGCTGACCCTGGCGGGCCAGCCATTCTCGGTCTTCACCCCCTACAAGAACGCCTGGCTCAAGCGGCTGGCGGCGCGTCCCGACACGCTGGCGGCGTATCCGGTCGATGCCTATGCGCATGCGTTCGCGCCGCCTGCATCATCATCTGCCCTGCCTTCGCTGGAAGACATCGGCTTCGAGTCCGGCGAACCGCCGCTGCCGACCGGGATGGAAGGCGCCGAAGCGCTGTTCGAGGCCTTCGTGGAAGACATCGCCGACTACGGCCGCGCGCGCGATTTCCCGGCCGAGGATGGCACGTCGAGGTTATCGGCGCATCTGCGCTTCGGCACCACCTCGATCCGCCATTTGGTGCGCACGGCCCAGCAATTGATGCTGTCTGGCGCCGGCGGCGACGGCGCCTCGGTATGGCTGTCCGAACTCATCTGGCGCGATTTCTATGCGATGGTGCTGGCGCAGAACCCGCACGTGGTCGAGCGCTCCTTCAAGCCGGCCTTCGACGCGGTGCGGTGGGACGAAGGGCCCGAAGCCGATGCGTTGTTCGCCGCCTGGTGCGAAGGCCGCACCGGCTATCCGCTGGTCGATGCGGCCATGGTGCAGCTGAACACGACCGGCTTCATGCACAACCGGCTGCGCATGGTGACGGCCAGTTTTCTCACCAAGGACCTCGGCATCGATTGGCGCCGCGGCGAGCGCTATTTCGCGCTGAAGCTGAACGACTACGAGATGGCCTCGAACAACGGCGGCTGGCAGTGGGCGGCGTCGACCGGCTGCGATGCCCAGCCATGGTTCAGGATCTTCAATCCGGTGACGCAGTCGACGCGCTTCGACGCGCGCGGGGAATTCATCCGGCGCTACCTGCCGCAACTGGGCAAGCTGGATGCGAAGCAGATCCACGCGCCCTGGCAGGTAGAAGCGGAAGCGCTGACCGAACGCGGCGTGGTGCTGGGTGAGAATTATCCGGCGCCGGTCGTGGACCACGACGCGGCGCGCAAGCGTACGCTCGAGCGCTTCGCCGTGGTCAAAAAAGACGTCAGCGCTTGA
- a CDS encoding YqgE/AlgH family protein, with translation MPREQDEGLAKAGPAASGLNLANHFLIAMPSIQDPIFGGTVVYVCEHNDKGVLGVVINKPTDMTMETLFDRVDLKLAEGLRATVVDEPIMFGGPVQDDRGFVLHSPGGRYSSSLNVTDDVSFTTSIDVLEAVASGGGPARMLVSIGYAGWSPGQLEEEISRNGWLTVGADARVLFDLPIEERYNAAIKLLGIDPFMLATEAGHA, from the coding sequence ATGCCCCGGGAGCAGGATGAAGGGCTCGCCAAGGCCGGTCCGGCAGCATCCGGGCTCAACCTTGCGAACCACTTCCTGATCGCCATGCCATCGATCCAGGATCCGATCTTCGGCGGCACCGTCGTCTATGTCTGCGAGCACAACGACAAGGGCGTGCTGGGCGTGGTCATCAACAAGCCGACCGACATGACGATGGAAACCCTGTTCGACCGCGTCGACCTGAAGCTGGCCGAAGGCCTGCGCGCGACCGTGGTGGACGAGCCGATCATGTTCGGCGGGCCGGTCCAGGACGACCGCGGCTTCGTGCTGCACTCGCCTGGCGGGCGCTATTCCTCGTCCCTCAACGTCACCGACGACGTCTCCTTCACGACCTCGATCGACGTGCTCGAAGCCGTCGCCAGCGGCGGCGGCCCCGCGCGCATGCTGGTTTCGATCGGCTACGCCGGCTGGAGCCCCGGCCAGCTCGAAGAAGAAATCTCGCGCAACGGCTGGCTGACGGTGGGCGCCGACGCGCGCGTGCTGTTCGACCTGCCGATCGAGGAGCGCTACAACGCCGCCATCAAACTGCTGGGGATCGATCCCTTCATGCTCGCCACCGAAGCCGGCCATGCGTAG
- the ruvX gene encoding Holliday junction resolvase RuvX — MVDIVLGFDFGVKRIGIAMGNTLTGQAQPLRVIAAIDNATRFKIIGELIAEWRPARLVVGEPRHPDGAEHDMTLRSRRFANQLHGRFNLPVELVDERYSSAVIASKRGEVIDDKAAAIILQQYFDSFAQPYVHN; from the coding sequence ATGGTGGATATCGTTCTCGGCTTCGACTTCGGCGTCAAGCGGATCGGCATCGCCATGGGCAACACCCTGACCGGGCAGGCGCAGCCGCTGCGCGTCATCGCCGCCATCGACAACGCCACCCGCTTCAAGATCATCGGCGAGCTGATCGCCGAGTGGCGCCCGGCGCGCCTGGTGGTGGGCGAGCCGCGCCATCCCGACGGCGCCGAGCACGACATGACCCTGCGCAGCCGCCGCTTCGCCAACCAATTGCATGGCCGCTTCAACCTGCCGGTCGAGCTGGTCGACGAGCGCTATTCGTCGGCCGTGATCGCGTCGAAACGCGGCGAAGTCATCGACGACAAGGCGGCTGCCATTATTTTGCAGCAATACTTTGACTCATTTGCTCAACCTTATGTCCACAACTAA